The following coding sequences are from one Hyalangium minutum window:
- a CDS encoding sensor histidine kinase, translating to MGVLFALLLSTSLAASERVKTVLVFVPEDGMVPSIADFTRSFHLTMLGERQKPVTVNIEYLDMGWFQGADYDRALHEFYRSKYREQRPEALVVFADACPFVLKLQQELWPQVPLLAVLNDKPLVEALPESAFIRGNWADLDVPGTVRMALRLLPSTRRVALVLGSSQRELAAWDFVESEVRGAAPDREFIGLRGLTLEQLRQRVHTLPEDTVVILVGFMQDAQGQSLVGRDVLTQLHAEGSPPIFSVHKTMLGSGIVGGALLDYELLGQQAAKRTLQLLKGAPLSSLPTGAFDTNLVAFDDRELQRWHIPDSRLPPGGRVFFREPGLWERYRWQVTVAVGAGLLQAVLILVLLVERRLRRVAQRLNAAVLDSLPGSVAILDRNGVVLRATPAPERPESLGGLPAGKLLAPGAAYLEAFREAARSGHPEVEGVASLLQDVLAGRASEGALEFRGFAPDRWLELRARRLDLPEGGAVAALVDVTARRRAELEARQARDERAHLERVSAVGELGVSIAHELNQPLAAILTNAETAQRLLQRSPTDMGLLREMLQDIIADDKRAGEVIRHMRALLKKEGAAEGTHDLNELVGQVVRLVGNDAQLRGAVLSLRLADTALRVRGDGVQLQQVVLNLIINALDAVGPCPPGERQVWVRTQRTDGHVELAVEDTGVGLSPEVQKRLFEPFFTTKPTGLGMGLSISRSILEVHQGRLQAESRPGRGTVFRCSLPAA from the coding sequence AGTACCTGGACATGGGCTGGTTCCAGGGCGCGGACTACGATCGAGCCCTGCACGAGTTCTACCGCTCCAAATACCGGGAGCAGCGTCCCGAGGCCCTCGTCGTCTTCGCGGATGCGTGCCCCTTCGTGCTCAAGCTGCAGCAGGAGCTGTGGCCGCAGGTGCCGCTGCTCGCCGTCCTCAATGACAAGCCGCTGGTGGAGGCCCTGCCCGAGAGTGCCTTCATCCGAGGAAACTGGGCGGACCTCGACGTCCCGGGGACCGTGAGGATGGCCCTGCGGCTCCTGCCCAGCACCCGCCGCGTCGCCCTTGTCCTGGGCTCCAGCCAGCGAGAGCTCGCGGCCTGGGACTTCGTTGAGAGCGAGGTCCGAGGGGCCGCGCCGGACCGGGAATTCATTGGGCTGAGGGGGTTGACCCTGGAGCAGTTGCGCCAGCGGGTGCACACGCTCCCCGAGGACACCGTGGTCATCCTGGTGGGCTTCATGCAGGACGCCCAGGGCCAGAGTCTCGTGGGCCGGGATGTGTTGACGCAGCTGCACGCGGAGGGAAGCCCCCCCATCTTCAGCGTCCACAAGACGATGCTGGGCAGCGGAATCGTCGGAGGCGCGCTGCTGGACTACGAACTGCTAGGCCAGCAGGCCGCGAAGCGCACCCTCCAGCTGCTCAAAGGGGCGCCGCTGTCGAGCCTGCCCACCGGCGCCTTCGACACAAACCTGGTCGCCTTCGATGACCGGGAGCTGCAGCGCTGGCACATTCCCGACAGCCGGTTACCTCCAGGCGGCCGGGTGTTCTTTCGCGAGCCAGGCCTATGGGAGCGCTACCGGTGGCAGGTGACGGTGGCCGTGGGAGCGGGGCTGTTACAGGCGGTGCTCATCCTGGTGCTGCTGGTGGAGCGGAGGCTGCGCAGGGTGGCGCAGCGGCTGAACGCGGCGGTGCTGGACTCGCTGCCGGGCTCGGTGGCCATTCTGGACAGGAATGGGGTGGTGCTCAGAGCCACACCCGCACCGGAGCGGCCCGAGAGCTTGGGCGGACTGCCCGCCGGAAAGCTGCTGGCGCCAGGGGCCGCGTACCTGGAGGCCTTCCGCGAGGCGGCGCGTTCAGGGCACCCCGAGGTGGAGGGGGTGGCCTCGCTGCTGCAAGACGTGCTCGCGGGCCGGGCCAGCGAGGGAGCCCTGGAGTTCCGAGGCTTCGCGCCGGACCGCTGGCTGGAGCTGCGTGCCCGGCGGCTGGATTTGCCCGAGGGAGGAGCGGTGGCGGCGCTGGTGGACGTGACGGCGCGGCGCAGGGCGGAGCTGGAGGCCCGGCAAGCGCGAGACGAGCGAGCGCACCTGGAGCGAGTGTCGGCGGTGGGGGAGCTGGGGGTATCCATCGCGCACGAGCTGAACCAGCCGCTGGCGGCCATCCTCACCAATGCGGAGACCGCGCAGCGTCTGTTGCAGCGCTCACCCACGGACATGGGGCTGCTGCGGGAGATGCTCCAGGACATCATCGCCGACGACAAGCGGGCCGGAGAGGTCATCCGGCACATGCGGGCGCTGCTGAAGAAGGAAGGTGCGGCGGAGGGCACGCACGATCTCAACGAGCTGGTGGGACAGGTGGTGCGCCTGGTGGGCAATGACGCGCAGCTGCGCGGTGCGGTGCTCTCGTTGCGGCTGGCGGACACAGCCTTGCGGGTGAGAGGGGACGGGGTTCAACTGCAGCAGGTGGTGCTCAACCTGATCATCAACGCGCTGGATGCGGTGGGCCCATGCCCGCCCGGGGAACGGCAGGTGTGGGTGCGCACCCAACGGACGGACGGGCACGTGGAGCTGGCCGTGGAGGACACGGGCGTGGGCTTGAGCCCGGAGGTCCAGAAACGTCTGTTCGAGCCATTCTTCACCACCAAGCCAACGGGGCTGGGCATGGGGCTGTCCATCAGCCGCTCCATCCTTGAGGTGCATCAGGGCCGGTTGCAGGCGGAGTCTCGGCCGGGACGCGGCACTGTGTTCCGCTGCTCCCTGCCCGCTGCGTGA